A single Xylella taiwanensis DNA region contains:
- a CDS encoding class I fructose-bisphosphate aldolase has translation MSIEQLAETAQAMVASGKGIIAIDESAGTIAKRFSSVGIENTEENRRAYRELLLTTPKLSDYISGAILFDETIRQSTKAGVPFPKYMVEHGIIPGIKVDKGAYPLAGCPGELVTEGLDGLRARLEEYYKLGARFAKWRAVINIGEDIPSGMCIEANVHALARYAALCQEQGLVPMVEPEVIMDGSHDISVCYEVTEATLRSLFNALYEQNVVLEGSILKASMVIAGTDCDEQASVEEVAESTVMCLKSTVPAILPGIVFLSGGQTDTQSTAHLNAMNQLDHLPWPLSFSYGRAMQQAALKLWSQDMKGNFAKAQQVVYERAKENGLAALGKWKG, from the coding sequence ATGAGTATTGAACAGCTTGCAGAAACCGCCCAAGCGATGGTCGCTTCGGGCAAGGGCATCATTGCAATTGATGAGTCCGCCGGCACCATTGCCAAGCGTTTTTCCAGTGTCGGTATCGAGAATACCGAGGAGAATCGCCGTGCCTACCGAGAGTTACTGCTGACCACGCCTAAATTGAGTGATTATATTTCTGGCGCGATTCTATTCGATGAGACCATCCGTCAGTCGACGAAGGCCGGTGTCCCGTTTCCGAAGTACATGGTTGAGCATGGCATCATCCCAGGGATTAAGGTTGACAAGGGGGCGTACCCGTTAGCGGGTTGTCCTGGCGAGCTGGTCACGGAGGGATTGGATGGATTGCGTGCACGGCTGGAGGAGTATTACAAGCTCGGTGCACGCTTTGCTAAGTGGCGTGCAGTGATCAACATTGGCGAGGATATTCCGTCGGGGATGTGCATCGAAGCCAATGTCCACGCGCTGGCGCGTTATGCGGCGTTGTGCCAGGAACAGGGTTTGGTGCCGATGGTCGAGCCGGAAGTGATCATGGATGGTAGTCATGACATCTCGGTCTGTTATGAAGTGACCGAAGCGACGCTGCGTTCACTGTTTAATGCGCTGTACGAACAGAATGTGGTGCTCGAAGGGAGCATTCTAAAGGCGTCTATGGTGATCGCCGGTACGGACTGTGATGAGCAGGCCAGTGTTGAAGAAGTGGCCGAATCCACGGTGATGTGTTTGAAATCAACGGTGCCGGCGATCTTGCCAGGTATTGTGTTCCTATCTGGTGGGCAGACGGATACGCAGTCCACAGCACACTTGAATGCGATGAATCAATTGGATCACTTACCGTGGCCGTTGAGCTTTTCTTATGGCCGTGCGATGCAGCAGGCGGCGTTGAAGTTGTGGTCGCAGGACATGAAGGGTAACTTCGCCAAGGCGCAGCAGGTTGTCTACGAGCGGGCCAAGGAGAATGGTCTGGCCGCCCTTGGCAAGTGGAAGGGGTGA
- the pyk gene encoding pyruvate kinase: protein MSERQRRTKILATLGPATDPPGVLDALFKAGVNVVRLNFSHGDFSDQAKRAAEVRTAAARVGVEIGILADLPGPKIRIGRFTGGKVRLVAHARFDLLAAVNAPMGDCTQVGVSYLGLPQDVGVGDVLLLDDGLVQLQVVDVQGERIVTTVLNDSVLSDRKGLNKQGGGLSLGALTDRDRELIGIVAKIGVDFIAVSFCRHAEDMHEARRIARQYGCDAALVSKIERAEAIVNLAGIVEASDVVMVARGDLGVEIGDAQLPSLQKKIIREALVQNKVVITATQMLQSMVESPMPTRAEVLDVANAVIDGTDAVMLSAETAAGDYPVKAVEAMARICLGAEHQFEFDTDYEAAQRNLQRADHAIAMATMFLSEHIRLGGVVALTESGATPRFLSRFRSQVPIYAFTRHEDVRRRMVLMRGVFPMSFDSRGLTPREAARATIRLLVESGLMGPGDRVVFTSGEHMETLGATNTLRLLEVGADGRVSGLWEL from the coding sequence ATGTCTGAGCGTCAGCGCCGCACCAAGATTCTTGCCACGCTTGGGCCAGCGACAGATCCGCCCGGTGTGCTTGATGCGCTGTTTAAGGCTGGTGTCAATGTGGTGCGGCTGAATTTCAGTCATGGCGATTTCTCAGATCAGGCCAAGCGTGCCGCTGAAGTGCGTACTGCCGCCGCGCGTGTGGGTGTTGAGATTGGCATCCTTGCCGATCTGCCCGGTCCAAAGATCCGTATTGGACGTTTTACCGGGGGAAAAGTCCGGCTCGTGGCTCATGCGCGCTTCGATCTGCTCGCTGCTGTCAACGCTCCGATGGGTGATTGCACGCAGGTTGGGGTCAGTTATCTTGGTTTGCCGCAGGATGTCGGTGTGGGAGATGTCCTGTTACTGGATGATGGGCTTGTGCAATTGCAGGTGGTCGACGTGCAGGGTGAGCGTATTGTGACCACGGTGCTTAACGACAGCGTGCTGTCGGATCGTAAGGGGCTGAATAAGCAAGGAGGCGGTTTGTCACTGGGTGCGCTGACCGATCGTGACCGTGAACTGATTGGCATCGTTGCCAAGATAGGGGTCGACTTTATTGCAGTGTCGTTTTGCCGTCATGCAGAAGACATGCATGAGGCGCGCCGTATCGCTCGGCAGTACGGCTGCGATGCCGCACTGGTCTCTAAGATTGAGCGTGCTGAGGCGATCGTGAATCTTGCCGGGATTGTTGAGGCGTCGGATGTGGTGATGGTTGCACGTGGCGATTTGGGCGTGGAGATCGGTGATGCTCAATTGCCGAGTTTGCAAAAAAAGATCATCAGGGAAGCGTTAGTACAGAACAAGGTGGTGATCACCGCCACGCAGATGCTGCAATCGATGGTTGAGAGTCCGATGCCTACCCGTGCCGAGGTGCTAGACGTGGCCAACGCGGTGATTGATGGGACCGATGCGGTGATGCTGTCAGCTGAAACGGCGGCAGGTGATTATCCGGTCAAGGCCGTGGAAGCGATGGCGCGTATCTGTTTGGGAGCCGAACACCAGTTTGAGTTCGATACTGACTACGAGGCAGCGCAGCGTAACTTACAGCGTGCTGATCATGCGATCGCGATGGCAACGATGTTCTTGTCCGAGCACATTCGCCTTGGCGGTGTGGTGGCGTTGACTGAATCCGGCGCCACTCCGCGGTTTCTGTCACGGTTCCGGTCACAGGTCCCGATCTATGCGTTTACGCGTCATGAGGATGTGCGTCGGCGCATGGTGCTGATGCGTGGTGTATTTCCGATGAGTTTTGACAGCCGTGGTTTGACTCCGCGTGAGGCGGCAAGAGCGACGATCCGCCTGTTGGTCGAGTCTGGCTTGATGGGGCCGGGTGATCGTGTGGTGTTCACGAGTGGTGAGCATATGGAAACCCTCGGTGCTACCAATACGCTGCGTTTGCTTGAGGTTGGCGCTGATGGGCGTGTCAGTGGCCTGTGGGAACTCTAG
- a CDS encoding phosphoglycerate kinase yields the protein MSIVRMTDLALTDKRVLIRQDLNVPIEHGRITSEQRIIASLPTIKAALERGAAVMVTSHLGRPKEGVWSEEDSLAPVAKRLSQLLGVEVPLRRDWVDGVQVAPGQVVLLENCRMNIGEAENDAALARKYAALCDVFVMDAFGTAHRAHASTYGVIHCAPIAAGGPLLMAELDTLSRALEHPVKPLLAIVGGSKVSTKLELLANLVNNVDQLIVGGGIANTFIAAAGYAVGKSLCEVDLVETARKIVAVAKARGAEIPLPTDVVVAKQFLPGVTATVKAVDAVAADDLILDIGPQTAAHYAALIGQAGTVVWNGPVGVFEFDVFSKGTEALARAIATSPAFSIAGGGDTLAAVDKYNVARQINYISTGGGAFLEFLEGKTLPAVAALQARGQ from the coding sequence ATGTCCATCGTTCGCATGACCGATCTCGCTCTAACCGATAAGCGGGTGCTGATTCGTCAGGACCTGAATGTACCGATTGAGCACGGCCGTATTACTTCCGAGCAGCGCATCATTGCTTCGCTGCCGACGATCAAGGCGGCATTGGAGCGAGGCGCGGCGGTCATGGTCACTTCGCATCTGGGCCGTCCGAAGGAAGGTGTTTGGAGTGAGGAGGATTCATTGGCGCCTGTCGCCAAGCGCCTGTCGCAATTGCTTGGGGTCGAGGTTCCGTTGCGTCGCGATTGGGTTGATGGCGTGCAGGTCGCGCCAGGACAGGTGGTCTTATTGGAAAACTGTCGGATGAATATCGGCGAAGCTGAGAATGACGCTGCTTTGGCGAGGAAGTATGCGGCGTTGTGTGATGTGTTCGTGATGGATGCGTTTGGCACGGCGCACCGGGCTCATGCTTCGACGTACGGGGTGATCCATTGTGCTCCGATTGCTGCCGGCGGTCCGTTGTTGATGGCCGAGTTGGATACCTTGAGTCGCGCCTTAGAGCATCCGGTGAAACCGCTGTTGGCGATTGTGGGTGGCAGTAAGGTGTCGACGAAACTGGAGTTGCTTGCCAATCTGGTGAACAACGTTGACCAATTGATCGTGGGGGGAGGCATTGCCAATACCTTCATTGCCGCTGCCGGTTACGCCGTTGGCAAGTCGTTGTGCGAGGTGGATTTGGTCGAGACGGCACGAAAGATTGTTGCTGTGGCGAAAGCGCGTGGTGCTGAGATTCCGCTACCCACCGACGTAGTGGTCGCCAAGCAGTTTTTACCTGGTGTCACGGCAACGGTGAAGGCGGTCGATGCAGTGGCTGCAGATGACCTCATTCTGGACATTGGTCCGCAGACAGCGGCGCACTATGCGGCGCTGATTGGTCAGGCGGGCACGGTGGTCTGGAATGGTCCGGTCGGTGTGTTTGAGTTCGATGTTTTCAGCAAGGGCACCGAGGCGTTAGCGCGGGCGATCGCTACTTCGCCTGCGTTTTCGATTGCTGGCGGGGGCGATACCTTGGCCGCTGTTGATAAATACAACGTTGCTCGCCAGATCAACTACATTTCCACAGGCGGTGGCGCTTTCCTGGAGTTTTTGGAAGGTAAAACGTTGCCGGCGGTCGCTGCGTTGCAGGCGCGCGGCCAGTAA